DNA sequence from the Streptomyces sp. CA-210063 genome:
CCGCAGCGCGTCGGAGAGTCCTGGCACCGTGAAGTTCCCGAGGGAGTCCACCGCCGGGGACTGCTTGGCCGAGCCGCCCTGGTGGCCCACGAAGGCGAGGGGGGCGAGGTAGCGGGTGGCGCCGAGGGCGAGGATGTTGATGGCCACACCGGAGACGATGTGGTTGACGTTGAAGGTGACGGTGACGAAGGCGTGCAGCAGGCCGCCGATCGCGCCGCCGGCGATGCCGACGAGGACGCCGGTCCACGGGCCCCACTGGAAGCCGGCCCAGGCGCCGAACCAGGTGCCGAGGATCATCATGCCTTCGAGGCCGATGTTGACGACGCCCGCGCGCTCGGCCCACAGACCGCCGAGACCGGCGAGGCCGATGGGAACGGCGAGTTGGAGCGCGGTGGACATCTGGCTGACGTTGGTGATGCCGTCGGCGCCGGTGATGATGCGGACGATCGAGGTGAGTGCCAGGACGCCGGCGATGACCAGCAGCAGCACGGGCAGCGACAGCTTGCGGCCCGTCGGGGCGGCCGGCTGCAGCGAGGGCTGGTTGACGTCGGTCGCGGTGGTGCTCGTGGTCATCGGCCCGCCACCTCCTTCTTGACGTTGTTGTTGTCGGAGGCGTCCGCGCCGAGACCGCCGAGAACACGGCCCGCGGCGAGCTCGGCGCCGACGCGGCGCTGCTGGCGGCGCAGGCCCCACTCGCGCACGGTCTCGTAGGAGACGACGACCGAGAGGACGATGAGGCCCTGCATGATGACCGCGATCTCCTTGTCGTAGCCGTGGAAGTCCAGCTCCGGGGAGGCCTTGTCGAGCCAGGCCCACAGCAGGGCGGCGAAGGCGATGCCGACGGGGCCGTTACGGCCGAGGAGGGCGATGCCGATACCGAGGAAGCCGATGCCGGTGGGGAAGTTGAGGCTGTAGGTGTGGGTGTCGCCGAGCAGGATCGGCAGGCCCGCGAGGCCCGCGACACCGCCGGAGATCAGCATGGCGGTGAGCACCATGCGCTTGGGGTCGACACCGCTGGCCGCGGCGGCCGACTCCGAGGCGCCCGAGGCGCGCAGGTCGAAGCCGAAGCGGGTGCGGTTGATGACGACCCAGTAGCCGATGCCGAGCAGCACGGCGAGGACGACGAGGCCGTAGATCTCGCCTGCCTTGCCCATGTCGATGCCGGGCACCCAGCCGGACTCGGCCATCTCGCCGGTGGTGTTGTTGTTGCCGACCTTGACGCCGAAGACGTTCGGCAGCCAGAGGTAGCCGATGACGGAGGTCGCGATCGCGTTCAGCATGATCGAGGCGACGACCTCACTGACGCCCCGGGTGACCTTGAGGACACCGACGATGCCGGCCCAGAAGGCGCCGGTGAAGATCGCGGTGAGCATCAGCAGCGGGATCTGGAGGACCGCGGGCAGGTCGACATGGGCGCCGACGATCGCGGTGATCATGGCGCCGAGCAGGTACTGGCCGTCGACACCGATGTTGAACAGGTTCATCCGGAAGCCGATGGCCACCGCGAGGGCCGCGATGTAGTACAGCGAGGCCTGGTTGATGATCCGGACCTGGATGTCGGAGAACGAGGCCTGCTCGAACATGATCGTGAACGGCTCGACCGGGTTCTTGCCCGAGGCGAGCAGCACGATCGCGGTCAGCGCGAAGGCCACGGCGAGCGCGAGGACCGGGCCGGCCACCGCGAGGAGCACGCGCTCCCTGTCGAACTTCTTCATCAGCGGGCCTCGTCTTCCGGAGACTCGGGAGCCTTGCTCGGGGTCTCGGGGGTCTCTTCGTGTTCGAGGTGGCCGGTGGCGGCGCCGGTCATGGCCGAACCCAGCTCCTCGGGGGTGATGGTGGCCGGGTCGGCGTCGGCGACGAGCCTGCCGTTGTAGATCACCCGGAGGGTGTCGGACAGGCCGATCAGCTCGTCCAGGTCGGCGGAGATCAGCAGCACGGCGAGACCCTCGTGGCGGGCCTCGCGGATCTGGTCCCAGATCTGTGCCTGCGCGCCGACGTCCACACCACGGGTGGGGTGGGCGGCGATCAGGAAGCGCGGCTTGTGGCTCATCTCCCGGCCGACGATCAGCTTCTGCTGGTTGCCGCCGGAGAGGGAGGCGGCGGTGACGTCGATGCCGGGCGTGCGGACGTCGTACGCCTCGACGATCCGTCGGGTGTCCTCCTGCGCGGCCTTCGGGTCGAGCCAGACGCCCTTGGCGTTGGGCCGCTCGGTCACATGGCCGAGGATACGGTTCTCCCAGAGGGGGGCCTCCAGGAGCAGACCGTGCCGGTGGCGGTCCTCGGGGATGTAGCCGACGCCCTGCTCGCGGCGCTTGCGGGTGGCCCAGGTGGTGATCTCCTCGTCGGCGAGCGAGATCGTGCCGGAGTCGGCGTGCTTGAGGCCGATCAGCGCGTCGACCAGCTCGGTCTGGCCGTTGCCCTCCACGCCGGCGAGGCCGAGGACCTCGCCCGCGTGGATGGTGAAGGTGATGTCGTCGAGGAGCGCCTTGCCGCCGGCGGTCTCCAGGCGGAGCTTCTCGACGGTGAGTACGGGGCGGTCGGTGACCGTCGACTCGGCCGTCTCCGGCGTGGGCAGCTCGCTGCCGACCATCAGCTCGGCGAGCTGACGCGGGGTGGTCTCGGCGGGGACGGCCGTGCCGACCGTCGTACCGCGCCGGATGACGGTGATCTCGTCGGCCACCGACAGCACCTCGCCCAGCTTGTGCGAGATGAAGATGACCGCCAGGCCCTGCGTCTTGAGCTCGCGCAGGTTGGCGAAGAGCGCGTCGACCTCCTGCGGCACCAGGACAGCGGTGGGCTCGTCCAGGATCAGGGTGCGGGCGCCGCGGTAGAGGACCTTGAGGATCTCCACGCGCTGGCGCTCGGCGACACCCAGCTCCTCGACCAGGACGTCGGGGCGCACCCCGAAGCCGTACCGCTCGGAGATCTCCTTGATCTTGCGGCGCGCCTTGCCGCCGATGCCGTACAGCTTCTCGCTGCCGAGGACCACGTTCTCCAGGACCGTGAGGTTGTCGGCGAGCATGAAGTGCTGGTGCACCATGCCGATGCCGCGCGCGATGGCGTCGGCCGGGGACGAGAAGGAGACCTGCTCGCCGTCGACCGCGATGGTGCCCTCGTCCGGCTTCTGCATGCCGTAGAGGATCTTCATCAGGGTCGACTTGCCGGCGCCGTTCTCCCCGACGAGGGCGTGGACGGTGCCCTTGCGGACGGTGAGGTGGATGTCGTGGTTGGCCACCACACCGGGGAATCGCTTGGTGATCCCGGCGAGTTCGACGGCGGTCACCGATTCGTTGACCGCCACGTCGGCCGGAGGGCTGCTGGACGCGTTGATGGCGCACTCTCCTGGGAAAGGGGGTCGTCTACGCGCGTAGCGCCCCTACGGCATCGAAAGCGGGCGACGCACCGTGACAACGGGGTACAGGGAGCGATACTCCCCGTACCCCGTTGAGCGGACGTAACCCCGCGGTTACTGGCGGCTTCGGGGGTGCCTGAGCTCCCCCGAAGCCGCCCGGCTGCTCGTGGTGTAGCTGGGTCAGCTGGTCTTGACCTTGATCTCGCCGCTGATGATCTTCTCCTTGGCCGTCTTGATGGCTTCCTGGAGTTCGGTGTTGCTCTTGAACTTCGGGTTCGAGTCCGCGAGTCCGACCTCGCCGGTCTTCAGATCGCCCCTGACGATACCGGTCTCGGGTTTGCCGTCCTCGACCGACTTAGCCAGGTTGTACACCGCCTTGGCGACGTCCTTCGTCGCCGAGGTCAGGATGTAGTTCTTGTACTTCGCGAGGGCTTCCTGCTTGTACTGGTCGGAGTCGACGCCGATCGCCCAGATCTGGTCGACCTCGGCGGCCTCGATCACGCCCTGACCGGACAGACCGGCGGCCGCGTAGAGGACGTCGGCCTTCTTCTCGATCTGGGCCTCGGCGGCCGTCTTGCCCTTGTCGGGGCTGGAGAAGCCACCCTCCTCGGCCGTCTGGGTCAGGTACTGGGTGAGGACCGTGGCCTTCGGGTTGGTGTCCTTGACGCCCTGCTCGAAGCCCGCCTGGAACTTGTGGATCAGCGGGATGTCCACGCCGCCGACGAAACCGACGACGTTCGTCCTGGTGGACTTGGCCGCGGCGACTCCGGCGAGGTACGAGGCCTGCTCCTCGGAGAAGACCAGGTCCGCGACGTTCTCCAGCTGGACCGTGGAGTCGTCGACGATGCCGAAGGTGGTGTCCGGGTACTGCTCGGCGGCTGCCTTCACGGCCGTCGCGTACGCGTAGCCGACGCCGACGACCGGGTTGTAGCCCTGCTTCGCCAGGGAGACCAGGCGCTGCTCCTTGTCGGCGTCCGTCTCGCCCTCGGTGGGCTCGATGTCCTGGGTCTCGTACCCGAACTCCTTCTCCGCCTGCTCCAGACCCGCGTACGCGGCGTCGTTGAAGGACTGGTCGCCCTTGCCGCCGACGTCGTAGGCGATCGCGAGGCCCTTGTCGCCCTTGGAGTCGGCGGAGGACGAGGCCTCGGTGGAAGTGCCGCCACAGGCGGAGAGGACGAGGGCGAGGGAGGCGGTCGCTGCGCCTGCGACCGCGAGGCGGGGAACCCGGCGCATGTGTGGTGCTCCTGTCGTACAAGCGCCGGGGGGTACTGCTCAGGTTTGCTGCACAGCGTCGGCGCCGTGTATGGCTTTCGCCGCAGAGTAACGCGCGTAGACCCTGCGGGAAACCCCGGGCTACCACGTTGTTATGGGGCCGTGTCGCAACGTTGGCCGGGGGTGTCGGGGCGCGAGGTCGGGGGTGGTTCGGTCAGGTCGCGACCGCGGGTGCGTCGTGGCTGGTCGCACAGTTCCCCGCGCCCCGGAGAAGCAGCGGCGTGGCCCTGAACCGGCGTGCAACGGCGAAGCGGGCGGGTGTACGCGTACACCCGCCCGCCTGTCAGCACACTCGGAGATTCGCGACCGCTACTCGGTCTTCACCTTGATCGTGCCGTCGATGATCTCCGCCTTGGCCTTGGCGACCGCGTCGGTGAGGCCGTCGATCTTGGCCATCGCCGGGTTGGTGTCGGCGAGGCCCACGCCGTCGACCTTCAGGTCGAAGGTCTGGACACCGGTGAGGGGCTTGCCGTCCTCGACGGACTTGGCGAGGGCGTAGACCGAGCCGCCGACGTCCTTGAGGGCCGAGGTGAGGATGGACTCCTTGTAGGAGGCGAGGGCCTCCTGGTTGTACTGGTCGGAGTCGACGCCGATCGCCCAGACCTTGGCCTTGGCGGCGGCCTCGATGACACCCTGGCCGGAGAGGCCGGCCGCCTGGTAGACGACGTCGGCCTTCTTCTCGATCTGGCCCTCGGCGGCGGCCTTGCCCTTGTCGGGGCTGGAGAAGCCACCCTCCTCGGCCGTCTGGGTCAGGTACTGCGAGATGACCTTGACCTTGCCGCCGCTGGTGTCCTCGACGCCCTGCTTGTAGCCGGCCTCGAACTTGTGGATGAGCGGGATGTCCACACCGCCCACGAAGCCCACGGTGTTCGTCTTGGTGGCCTTGGCGGCCGCGACACCGGCGAGGTACGAGGCCTCCTGCTCGGCGAAGACGAGGGACGCCACGTTGTCGCCCTCGACGACCGAGTCGACGATGCCGAAGGTGGTGTCCGGGTAGTCCGCGGCCACGGCCTCCATCGCGGGGCCGTAGGCGAAGCCGACGCCGATGACGGGGTTGTAGCCCTGCTTGGCCAGCGAGGCCAGGCGCTGCTCCTTGTCCGCGTCGGTCTCGCCCTCGGTGGGCTCGATGTCCTGGGTCTCGTACCCGAACTCCTTCTTCGCCTTCTCCAGGCCCGCGTACGCGGCGTCGTTGAAGGACTGGTCGCCCTTGCCGCCGATGTCGTACGCGATCGCGAGGCCCTTGTCGCCCTTGGCGGTCTCGCCGTCACTGGCGCTCTCGCCGCTGGTACCACCACAGGCGGTGGCGGCGAGCGCCAGCGAGGCGACCCCCACCGCGACGCGGGTCAGTTTGGAAATCCGACGCATCTTGAAGTTCCCCATCTTCTCCACAGCCCCGCAGCCGGGTGCTCAGTTCGGCGCACATTAACGCGCGTAGACCCTCCTGGGAACGGGGTTTCGACTGGCCGTTATCCATTCGTGCCGATGGCCGGTTACGTCCTCGTGAACCATGGGGTCAAAAGGGATGGAACGGGGCATAACCTCGTTCGCACCCCTCGCGTTCCGTGTACGTGGGGTGACTTCAGCGTGAAGGTGCGCGCGCCGTACGGGGGCCGGACGGACACGCGCACCAGGCTGCCGCGCGAGGTGGACGGGGCGCAACCGGAACGGATCTCGAACAGGTGGCGATCCCGTACCGAGACCGTGGAGTCCGTGTGCGGTCGGTCTACCGGGCGGCCGTGTCCAGGACGCGCATCCGGGCGTCGAGGAGGGCGGCGGCCGTGAAGAGCTCGACGCCCACCGTGATGGCGTGTTCGTCGGCGTCGAAGTCGCCCTGGTGGAGGTCGCGGACGGTGAGGTCGCCCGGGCGGCGGACGCCCAGGCGGGCCATGGCGCCCGGGACGTGCTCCAGGTACCAGGAGAAGTCCTCGCCGCCGAGGCTCTGCTCGGTGTCCTCGATGGACCTGACCCCGCGGCGGGCGGTCATGGCGTCGTGGAGCAGTTCGGTGACGACGGGGTCGTTGACGACCGGCGGGACGCCCCGGATGTAGTTGATCTCGGTCTTGGCACGGTGCATGACCGCGACCTCCTGGACCGCCTCGTGGATCAGGTCGGGGGCCTGCCGCCAGGCGTTGATGTCCAGGCAGCGGACGGTGCCGGAGAGCTCGGCGTGCTGCGGGATGACGTTCGGCGCGTGGCCCGACTCGATGCGGCCCCAGGTGACGACGAGCCCGGCGCGGGCGTCGAAGCGGCGGCCGACCAGCGCGGGCACGTCGGTGACGACCCGGGCGGCGGCGGTGACGAGGTCGGTGGTGAGGTGGGGGCGCGCGGTGTGGCCGCCCGGCCCGTCCAGGGAGAGCTCCAGCCGGTCGCAGGCCGAGGTGATGGGGCCGTGGCGCAGTCCGATGAGGCCGGCGTCGACCCTCGGGTCGCAGTGCACGGCGATGATCCGGCCGACGCCGTCGAGCGCGCCGGTCTTGATCACGTCGGCGGCGCCGCCCGGCAGCACCTCCTCGGCGGGCTGGAAGATCAGCCGCACGGGGCGGGGCAGCTCTCCCTTGCGGTGCAGGTCGGCGAGGACGAGGCCGGCGCCCAGGACGACGGTGGTGTGCACGTCGTGGCCGCAGGCGTGGGCGCGGTCCGGGACGGTGGAGCGGTAGTCGCAGTCCACCTTGGTGTCGGGGATGGGCAGCGCGTCGATGTCGGCGCGCAGGGCGAGCGCGGCCTGGTCGGAGCCGTCCCAGTCGCCGATGTCACAGATGAGTCCGGTGCCGGTGTCGAGCACGCGCGGCCGCAGGCCTGCCTTCTCCAGGCGGGCCTTGATCGCGGCGGTCGTACGGAACTCCTGGTTGCCGAGCTCCGGGTGCATGTGCAAGTCGCGGCGGAACGCGACGAGTTCGGCACGCAGGACTTCCGGCAGGGTGCCGGGGAGCGACGCTTCGGCTTCCCCTGGCAGATCGGCCTCGGACTCTCGGGACATCAGTTGGTTCACCCTCTGAAGGGTAGGGCGATCGGGCGACCTTCTAACCTGGATCAACAAAAAATCAGCCCCTAAGGGGAAGTTTTCCGGCCGCACAACGCATACGTATTTGCAGGGGTGGGTATACCCGTCCGCCTTTCGGGACGGATGACCTCGGAGACGGGACGCGCGCCACGCCTCGCTCGGCGACGCGGTACACCGGGGTGACCGGGGCGTCCCTCAGGGAACGCCGGGGTTGCCCGCGAATCCCATCGTCCAAACGTCCGGGGGTGCCCGAACGATTCCCACACTCCACGGATACCACGTCCGCGCCATCTCACCGTCCCGGAACCATCACCGGCTCGCGACCGTTCCGCTACGCATCGTGTCCGACATGGCGGCCGGGGAGGCACCGCGATGAGTGGTCAGGGCGGCGGTGACCTGCGGTTGCGGGGGCGATCGGGGGTGTGGGGGACAGGGCGCGCGGTCGGGTGGCGTGGGGGCTCGTTGGGGTGACAGGGATCACGGCGCCTGCCGGGGAAGCGTCCGCCCCGGATGTCCCCGGAGCGGACGCTCGGGTCGGCGGCTCAGATGGACGCCACCGACGACAGGCGGTGCACGTCGCGTGCCGTCCCCGTGACTCCGGACAGGAAGCCCTGGGCGCGGGGGGAGGCGTTCTCGGTGAGCCAGGTGGGGTCGATGTCGCAGACCGCCACGCGTACGTCCGTTCCCGCGAGCGCCAGCGGCAGGGTGTGGACGACCGTCGACGGGAAGCTGAGGATCGTACGGCCGATGGGGCCACGCCGGGCGATGAGTTCGAGGGGGAGGTCCGGGCGGACGATCTCCAGGCCGGTCTCCGCCGCCAGGGTGTGGAGTTTCTCGGTGCTCTCGCGGCGGTGGGCGAAGTAGCGGGTGGCGCCGTGGACGGTCGCGAGGGAGCGGACGGCTTCGAGGTAGCGCTCGCCGTCGACGACTCCGGTCTCCACCAGGGACGTGCCGACGAGGTCCGCGCCCTTGGTGATGCGGGGCGGGCCGAAGCGGGCCCGGGTCCAGGCGAAGGAGTTGGCGGTGACGGTGACGCCGTCGGGGGTCTCGTCGATCGGCATCGAGGAGAAGACCTCGACGCGTCTGCCCGCGGTCGGGGTCAGGCGCTTGCGGGCCTTGGAGGAGACCGGGGCGAAGATCAGGTCGCGGGGGCCGGGGCGGCCGCCCTTGCGGTGCCAGCGGACGAGGCGTTCGCCGCGGGCGAGCTGGGAGACGAACTCCATGGTCGCGGTGCCGTCGTCGACGACGACCACGTCCGGTGCCCTGGTGATCGTCAGCAGCAGTTGGACATAGCGGGAGAAGGGGTCGCCCAGGACGATGCGGCGCGCGGCGCGCAGCAGCGGGGCGAGGCCGCCGATGGTGCGGAAGGGCGCGGCCGTTCCGCCGCGCGCCTCCTCCCAGCGCACCTCGTGCCCCTCGTCCCGGGCCAGTTCCGCCATACGGCGCAACTGGCCCCGGGTCATGGGGTCGTTCGGCGACAGGACCACGAGGGTGAGGCGCGCGCCGGTGGTGCCGGGGGGCCCCGCGTCGGTCGCCGCGAAGGGCGGCCCCGCGCCGGGGTCCTGGAGTGCGTGGGCGTGCGCCCACTCCAGCACGTTCAGGAGCTGTACCGGGCTCTCGACGAAGGCGAGAGTGTGGGGGCCGGCGGTTCCGGCGCGGGGGCTCATCGACGTACGACCGTCCCGTAGTGGGGGATTCCCGTGGTCAGGGATTCCGGAGGATCAGACCGAGACCGGCTCGCCCGCGGCGGCCGCGATCTCCGCCTCGGCGACGACGCCGGTGACGCGGCGCAGCTTCTTCATGGGGCCGAGCTCGGAGTCGTAGACCTTCTTGACGCCGTCACCGAGGGAGGCCTCGATGGTGCGGATGTCACGGACGAGGCGCACGAGGCCCTGCGGCTCGACGGAGGCGGCCTGGTCGGAGCCCCACATCGCGCGGTCGAGGGTGATGTGACGCTCGACGAAGGTGGCGCCGAGGGCGACCGCCGCGAGGGTGGTCTGCAGGCCCGTCTCGTGGCCGGAGTAGCCGATCGGGACGTTCGGGTACTCGGCCTGGAGGGTGTTGATGACGCGGAGGTTCAGCTCCTCGGCCTTCGCCGGGTACGTCGACGTGGCGTGGCAGAGCAGGATGCTGTCCGAGCCGAGGACCTCGACCGCGTGGCGGATCTGCTTCGGGGTCGACATGCCGGTGGAGAGGATGACCGTGCGGCCGGTGGCGCGCAGGGCGCGCAGCAGCTCGTCGTCGGTCAGGGAGGCGGAGGCCACCTTGTGGGCGGGGACGTCGAACTTCTCCAGGAAGGCGACGGCCTCGGTGTCCCACGGGGAGGCGAACCAGTCGATGTTCTTGCTCTTGGCGTACTCGTCGATCTGGCGGTACTCGTCCTCACCGAACTCCACACGGTGGCGGTAGTCGATGTAGGTCATGCGGCCCCAGGGGGTGTCGCGCTCGATGTCCCACTGGTCGCGGGGGGTGCAGATCTCGGGGGTGCGCTTCTGGAACTTGACGGCGTCGCAGCCGGCCTCGGCGGCGGCGTCGATCAGCTTGAAGGCGTTCTCCAGCTCACCGTTGTGGTTGATGCCGATCTCGCCGACGACGTAGACGGGGTGACCCGGGCCGGCGGTCTTCGAACCGAACGTGCGCAGACGGGAGTTGGTGCTCATGGTGGGACGTTTCCTTAACTGTCGAGGGGGTCGAGAGAGTCGAGAGAGGGACCGAGGATCCAGCCGGCGATCTCCCGGATCGCGCCTTCACCACCGGGGACGGTGGTGACCGCGCGTGCGGCGCCGCGCACGACGTCGTGGGCGCTGCCGACCGCCACGGGCCAGCCCACGAGGGCGAAGCACGGGAGGTCGTTGACGTCGTTGCCGACGTAGAGCACGCGCTCCGGCGCGATGCCCTGCTCCTCGCACCACTGCTTCAGTGCGAGGTCTTTCCGGTCGATGCCGTGGAGCACCGGGATCTGCAGCTTCCGGGCTCTGGCGGCGACGACCGGGTTCTTCTCCGAGGACAGGATGAGCATCGTCAGGCCGCTCTTGCGGAGGGCCGCGATGCCGAGTCCGTCGCCGCGGTGCACGGAGACGAACTCCCGTCCGTCGGAGTCGATCAGCACCCTGTCGTCGGTCTGGGTGCCGTCGAAGTCGAGGACGACCGCGTCGATGTCGGCGGCGGTCGGGAGGGCGCCGGGGCGGTCCGCGTCGAAGAGCGGCGCGAGTGCCTGGGCGCGGGCGAGGTCGTGCGGGTCGTCGATCTCCAGGACCCGGGCGGGGTCGGTGCGGACGAGTTCCGTACGGCCGAAGAAGCGGTGCTGGTGCTTGCGCAGGCCGGCCGCGTCCATGGCGTAGGCGGCGCCGGTCTCCAGCAGGTCCTGCGGGCGGTCCTGGCGGCGGGGGCGGAACGACTTGTCGTGGTTGACGCCGTAGCCGCCCTCGGTGTCCACGACATCGATCGTCTCGCCGTCCACGGCTCCCGTGCGGACGGCTTCGGCGACGGTGGGCTCGTCGGCGCTGTCCCGCCAGATGAACCCGTGGAACGGGGCGACGGTGAGGGCGGTGTCGGCGCCGTGCTCCACGATGGCGCGGGCGACGCCGTCGATGTCCTCGCGGAGGATGAACGGGCTGGTGCACTGGACGAGCAGGACGACGTCGACCGGCGAGCCGTGCAGCGCCTCGTGGGCGTCCAGGGCGTGCAGGACCGCGGCCTCGGAGGTGGCGGTGTCTCCGGCGATGGCGGCGGGGCGCAGGACGACCTCGGCTCCGGACACACGGGCGGCGGCCGCGATGGCGTGGTCGTCGGTGGAGACGACGACGTCGGTCACCAGCCGGGCGCCCAGGCACTCGCGCACCGCGCGGGCCACCAGCGGAACGCCGCCGACGGGGGCGAGGTTCTTCGCGGGGACACCCTTGGAGCCGCCGCGCGCGGGGATGACGGCGAGCACACGGCGTACGGAAGGCGCTTGACCCGCTTCCGGGTTGGACATGAGTGGAACTCCTTGCGGTGCGTGCGAAGAGGTCGGGCGGCTCACAGCTCCCCCATCCGGCGGATGACGGGCGCCACGCGCTGCACTCCGTGGCGGTAGGCGCCGCGCGCCGCCCGGCGCACGATCTGCCGTACGGGCCCGGCCTGTTTGTCGGCGGCGGGCGCCCCGGGCAGCGGGTCGCCGTCGGGGCCGAGGTGGTGGCGGGCGAGGATGCCGGGCAGATAGCCGGGCGCGGTGACGGGTGTGTAGTACGGCGCGAGGGGCGGCAGGCCGTCGGCCGCGACCAGCTTGGCGATGCGGTCGCGGGCGGCGTCGAAGGCGGTGGCGTACGAGCCGTCCGCGACGACGCCCTGCCGGGCCACCCACTCCGGGTCCGGCGTCGGCTCGTACCCGGCGTCCAACTGGTCCCAGGAGGCCAGGCAGCCGGAGCCCACGAAGTGGTGGTTGCCGAGGGTCTCGCGGATGCCGAGGTCGGTGAGGACCACGGTGGGGATGCGGCGGTGCAGCGACTCCAGGGCGGCCGTGGAGCTGATGGTGACCAGCAGGTCGGTGGTGTCGAGGACCTCGCCCATGTTCCCGTACACCAGACGGAAGTTGGCGGGCGGGCCCTCGGGGAGCCGCTGCAGCAGCTTCTGGTACGGCAGTTCCTCGATGTGCGTGGTGTGCTCGCCCGGCTTGGAGCGCAGCTTCAGCAGGACCTCGCGGTCCGGGTGCAGCTTCGCGTGCTGGATGAGCCGGTTCAGCAGGTATGTACGGTCCCTGCGGTTGTCCGGGACGGACGGCTGTACGGCGAAGGCG
Encoded proteins:
- a CDS encoding DUF6716 putative glycosyltransferase; this encodes MPASATNGLRVAVLADSDTRWKWGALTANRLTPEHSDIRLDGFLLRGRATPTARQLDEVGVRPDSLREVTGVEFLRAMTRDSYDVIVLALVGGGVQAMLHGLRAAWGARAKRPVIVTGYVGVVYEKLADGLLLRHGADLVLANSRQDADRFRAVYEGVGADASAVTEVALPFLGGKPYAGRNDPYTVAFAVQPSVPDNRRDRTYLLNRLIQHAKLHPDREVLLKLRSKPGEHTTHIEELPYQKLLQRLPEGPPANFRLVYGNMGEVLDTTDLLVTISSTAALESLHRRIPTVVLTDLGIRETLGNHHFVGSGCLASWDQLDAGYEPTPDPEWVARQGVVADGSYATAFDAARDRIAKLVAADGLPPLAPYYTPVTAPGYLPGILARHHLGPDGDPLPGAPAADKQAGPVRQIVRRAARGAYRHGVQRVAPVIRRMGEL
- a CDS encoding BMP family lipoprotein codes for the protein MRRVPRLAVAGAATASLALVLSACGGTSTEASSSADSKGDKGLAIAYDVGGKGDQSFNDAAYAGLEQAEKEFGYETQDIEPTEGETDADKEQRLVSLAKQGYNPVVGVGYAYATAVKAAAEQYPDTTFGIVDDSTVQLENVADLVFSEEQASYLAGVAAAKSTRTNVVGFVGGVDIPLIHKFQAGFEQGVKDTNPKATVLTQYLTQTAEEGGFSSPDKGKTAAEAQIEKKADVLYAAAGLSGQGVIEAAEVDQIWAIGVDSDQYKQEALAKYKNYILTSATKDVAKAVYNLAKSVEDGKPETGIVRGDLKTGEVGLADSNPKFKSNTELQEAIKTAKEKIISGEIKVKTS
- a CDS encoding ABC transporter ATP-binding protein, giving the protein MTAVELAGITKRFPGVVANHDIHLTVRKGTVHALVGENGAGKSTLMKILYGMQKPDEGTIAVDGEQVSFSSPADAIARGIGMVHQHFMLADNLTVLENVVLGSEKLYGIGGKARRKIKEISERYGFGVRPDVLVEELGVAERQRVEILKVLYRGARTLILDEPTAVLVPQEVDALFANLRELKTQGLAVIFISHKLGEVLSVADEITVIRRGTTVGTAVPAETTPRQLAELMVGSELPTPETAESTVTDRPVLTVEKLRLETAGGKALLDDITFTIHAGEVLGLAGVEGNGQTELVDALIGLKHADSGTISLADEEITTWATRKRREQGVGYIPEDRHRHGLLLEAPLWENRILGHVTERPNAKGVWLDPKAAQEDTRRIVEAYDVRTPGIDVTAASLSGGNQQKLIVGREMSHKPRFLIAAHPTRGVDVGAQAQIWDQIREARHEGLAVLLISADLDELIGLSDTLRVIYNGRLVADADPATITPEELGSAMTGAATGHLEHEETPETPSKAPESPEDEAR
- a CDS encoding amidohydrolase, whose translation is MSRESEADLPGEAEASLPGTLPEVLRAELVAFRRDLHMHPELGNQEFRTTAAIKARLEKAGLRPRVLDTGTGLICDIGDWDGSDQAALALRADIDALPIPDTKVDCDYRSTVPDRAHACGHDVHTTVVLGAGLVLADLHRKGELPRPVRLIFQPAEEVLPGGAADVIKTGALDGVGRIIAVHCDPRVDAGLIGLRHGPITSACDRLELSLDGPGGHTARPHLTTDLVTAAARVVTDVPALVGRRFDARAGLVVTWGRIESGHAPNVIPQHAELSGTVRCLDINAWRQAPDLIHEAVQEVAVMHRAKTEINYIRGVPPVVNDPVVTELLHDAMTARRGVRSIEDTEQSLGGEDFSWYLEHVPGAMARLGVRRPGDLTVRDLHQGDFDADEHAITVGVELFTAAALLDARMRVLDTAAR
- a CDS encoding N-acylneuraminate cytidylyltransferase encodes the protein MSNPEAGQAPSVRRVLAVIPARGGSKGVPAKNLAPVGGVPLVARAVRECLGARLVTDVVVSTDDHAIAAAARVSGAEVVLRPAAIAGDTATSEAAVLHALDAHEALHGSPVDVVLLVQCTSPFILREDIDGVARAIVEHGADTALTVAPFHGFIWRDSADEPTVAEAVRTGAVDGETIDVVDTEGGYGVNHDKSFRPRRQDRPQDLLETGAAYAMDAAGLRKHQHRFFGRTELVRTDPARVLEIDDPHDLARAQALAPLFDADRPGALPTAADIDAVVLDFDGTQTDDRVLIDSDGREFVSVHRGDGLGIAALRKSGLTMLILSSEKNPVVAARARKLQIPVLHGIDRKDLALKQWCEEQGIAPERVLYVGNDVNDLPCFALVGWPVAVGSAHDVVRGAARAVTTVPGGEGAIREIAGWILGPSLDSLDPLDS
- a CDS encoding BMP family lipoprotein, with protein sequence MRRISKLTRVAVGVASLALAATACGGTSGESASDGETAKGDKGLAIAYDIGGKGDQSFNDAAYAGLEKAKKEFGYETQDIEPTEGETDADKEQRLASLAKQGYNPVIGVGFAYGPAMEAVAADYPDTTFGIVDSVVEGDNVASLVFAEQEASYLAGVAAAKATKTNTVGFVGGVDIPLIHKFEAGYKQGVEDTSGGKVKVISQYLTQTAEEGGFSSPDKGKAAAEGQIEKKADVVYQAAGLSGQGVIEAAAKAKVWAIGVDSDQYNQEALASYKESILTSALKDVGGSVYALAKSVEDGKPLTGVQTFDLKVDGVGLADTNPAMAKIDGLTDAVAKAKAEIIDGTIKVKTE
- a CDS encoding N-acetylneuraminate synthase family protein, with the translated sequence MSTNSRLRTFGSKTAGPGHPVYVVGEIGINHNGELENAFKLIDAAAEAGCDAVKFQKRTPEICTPRDQWDIERDTPWGRMTYIDYRHRVEFGEDEYRQIDEYAKSKNIDWFASPWDTEAVAFLEKFDVPAHKVASASLTDDELLRALRATGRTVILSTGMSTPKQIRHAVEVLGSDSILLCHATSTYPAKAEELNLRVINTLQAEYPNVPIGYSGHETGLQTTLAAVALGATFVERHITLDRAMWGSDQAASVEPQGLVRLVRDIRTIEASLGDGVKKVYDSELGPMKKLRRVTGVVAEAEIAAAAGEPVSV
- a CDS encoding ABC transporter permease, translated to MKKFDRERVLLAVAGPVLALAVAFALTAIVLLASGKNPVEPFTIMFEQASFSDIQVRIINQASLYYIAALAVAIGFRMNLFNIGVDGQYLLGAMITAIVGAHVDLPAVLQIPLLMLTAIFTGAFWAGIVGVLKVTRGVSEVVASIMLNAIATSVIGYLWLPNVFGVKVGNNNTTGEMAESGWVPGIDMGKAGEIYGLVVLAVLLGIGYWVVINRTRFGFDLRASGASESAAAASGVDPKRMVLTAMLISGGVAGLAGLPILLGDTHTYSLNFPTGIGFLGIGIALLGRNGPVGIAFAALLWAWLDKASPELDFHGYDKEIAVIMQGLIVLSVVVSYETVREWGLRRQQRRVGAELAAGRVLGGLGADASDNNNVKKEVAGR